In the Methanobrevibacter boviskoreani JH1 genome, one interval contains:
- the purE gene encoding 5-(carboxyamino)imidazole ribonucleotide mutase — MKPKVMIILGSASDIKIAQKCIDKLEELKIPYDFKISSAHRTYKKVKHDVLQGTKNGIEVFIAIAGMAAHLPGVIASFTHKPVIGVPVEAKLDGLDALYASIQMPFPAPVATVGIDRGDNAAILAGQIIATYDKNMRANIHDLRSGYKNKVYNSEKELLEELNGEYIQKDFLVDDFDDIEYNDNKNLDVEALSPDECPDVAVIAGSHSDMSIAKKISTLLDRMKISYDLSVVSPIRHPKKFQEYMMKMENVKIFIGVNGLSSQVTGSIVGSSEKVVLGVPCSKEFEGKDALLSMVSMPPGAPVGTVGINNGRNCAILAGEILSISDKNIEDNLKRIKYKAANL; from the coding sequence ATGAAACCAAAAGTAATGATAATATTAGGTTCTGCATCAGATATTAAAATAGCTCAAAAATGTATAGATAAATTAGAAGAATTAAAGATACCATATGATTTTAAGATTTCTTCAGCACACAGAACCTATAAAAAAGTTAAACATGACGTACTCCAAGGTACAAAAAATGGAATTGAAGTATTTATTGCAATTGCAGGTATGGCGGCACACCTACCTGGAGTTATCGCATCATTTACACATAAACCTGTTATCGGAGTACCTGTTGAAGCTAAATTAGACGGATTAGACGCATTATATGCAAGTATTCAAATGCCGTTTCCAGCACCGGTTGCTACTGTTGGAATAGATAGGGGAGATAATGCAGCAATCCTTGCAGGGCAAATCATTGCAACATATGATAAAAATATGAGAGCAAATATTCATGATTTAAGATCAGGTTATAAAAACAAGGTTTATAATAGTGAAAAGGAATTGCTAGAAGAGTTAAATGGTGAATATATTCAAAAAGACTTTTTAGTAGACGACTTTGATGATATTGAATACAATGACAATAAAAACTTAGATGTTGAAGCGTTATCACCTGATGAATGTCCTGATGTAGCTGTAATAGCTGGAAGCCATTCTGATATGAGTATTGCTAAGAAAATATCCACTTTACTTGATCGTATGAAAATATCATATGATTTATCAGTTGTAAGCCCTATCAGACATCCTAAGAAATTCCAAGAATATATGATGAAAATGGAAAATGTTAAAATATTTATTGGTGTTAATGGATTATCCTCACAGGTTACAGGTTCTATAGTAGGTTCCAGTGAAAAGGTTGTATTAGGTGTTCCATGTTCCAAGGAATTCGAAGGAAAGGATGCCTTACTTTCAATGGTAAGTATGCCACCTGGTGCACCTGTTGGAACAGTTGGAATTAATAATGGCCGTAACTGTGCTATTTTAGCTGGAGAAATTCTAAGTATTAGCGATAAAAATATTGAGGATAACTTAAAAAGAATAAAATATAAGGCAGCTAATTTATAA
- a CDS encoding UbiD family decarboxylase, producing the protein MKLNSYKNLIEINDEVDTEYEIVEILKKYPKDTVLFTNVKHHRIPVISGICNTREKIAQSINCKKDEILQTIVKACDNPIKVENYKDLDDYISYDANLNKIPILKHYKKDGGRYITAGVVFARDPETGVQNASIHRMLVKNSNTLGIRLVPRNLFTYFHKAEELGKDLDITICIGLDPAILLASTCSIPIDSDEMEVANAFKNGELTLLKCENSDLKVPEADIILEGKIIHNKRSKEGPFVDLTDTYDVVREEPVIKLSKMHLKKNAYYHAIIPAGFEHKLLQGLPQEPRIFEHVKNTVPTVQNVALTEGGCCWLHAVVQIKKQTQGDGKNVLMAALSAHPSLKHCVVVDDDIDIFNPEDVEYAIATRVKGDEDLMVVTKARGSSLDPKALPDGTTTKIGLDATKDINHPEKFERVSFSEF; encoded by the coding sequence ATGAAATTAAATAGTTATAAAAATCTTATAGAAATCAACGATGAAGTGGACACTGAATATGAAATAGTAGAGATATTAAAGAAATATCCGAAGGATACTGTTTTATTCACTAATGTCAAACATCATCGTATTCCGGTAATAAGTGGAATCTGTAATACAAGGGAAAAGATTGCCCAATCAATAAACTGCAAAAAGGATGAGATTCTTCAAACAATTGTTAAGGCATGCGATAATCCAATTAAAGTTGAAAACTACAAGGATTTAGATGATTATATAAGTTATGATGCAAACTTAAATAAGATACCAATTTTAAAACACTATAAAAAAGATGGTGGAAGATATATTACAGCAGGTGTTGTGTTTGCACGTGACCCTGAGACCGGAGTCCAAAATGCCTCTATTCATAGAATGCTTGTAAAAAATAGTAATACTTTAGGAATTAGACTTGTACCAAGAAACTTATTTACCTATTTCCATAAAGCAGAGGAATTAGGTAAGGATTTGGATATTACAATCTGTATTGGATTAGATCCTGCAATCCTACTTGCAAGTACCTGTTCAATACCTATTGATTCCGATGAGATGGAAGTTGCCAATGCATTTAAAAATGGTGAATTGACCTTATTAAAATGTGAAAATTCAGATTTAAAGGTTCCTGAAGCGGATATTATTCTTGAGGGAAAAATCATCCACAATAAAAGATCAAAAGAAGGTCCATTCGTAGACTTAACCGATACCTATGATGTTGTAAGAGAGGAGCCAGTCATAAAGTTAAGCAAAATGCATCTTAAGAAAAACGCCTATTATCACGCAATTATTCCTGCAGGATTTGAACACAAACTCCTACAAGGTCTTCCACAGGAGCCTAGAATATTTGAACATGTTAAAAACACAGTTCCTACAGTCCAAAATGTTGCCCTAACCGAGGGAGGTTGCTGTTGGTTACATGCAGTGGTACAAATCAAGAAACAGACACAGGGTGACGGTAAGAATGTCCTAATGGCTGCGCTTTCTGCACACCCATCCTTAAAACATTGCGTTGTAGTTGATGATGATATTGATATATTTAATCCTGAGGATGTGGAATATGCAATAGCTACAAGGGTTAAAGGTGATGAAGATTTAATGGTTGTAACTAAAGCAAGGGGTTCTTCCCTAGATCCGAAAGCATTACCTGACGGTACTACTACCAAAATAGGTCTTGATGCTACCAAGGATATTAATCATCCCGAGAAATTTGAAAGAGTAAGTTTTTCCGAATTCTAA
- the amrS gene encoding AmmeMemoRadiSam system radical SAM enzyme: protein MKIESVLYEKLAKSRVKCNICNQNCIIPEGDYGLCMTRYNDGGDLYSITYGQISSYNVDPIEKKPLYHFYPGSLAYSIGGYGCNMACLACQNYIISQKIAKDIGTVNIMPETIVKNAALTNCKSIAYTYNEPTMFLEYVEDCSKLAHRENIKNVFISNGFFTSEALEYILPYMDGFNIDLKFMSKQLYKDYSDARLDVILDNIKAIYESKAHLELTNLVIEDLNDSDDMIQKLVDFIMDELGPEVPIHFTRAFPYYKMDDIEATNPSSLINAFDIAHRTGLEYIYLGNMPDDQNTFCPECGELLIERNGYFTKDLGKIKNNKCTNCGRKLNFVMD, encoded by the coding sequence ATGAAAATTGAATCTGTATTATATGAAAAGCTAGCTAAGTCAAGGGTTAAGTGTAATATCTGTAACCAAAATTGTATAATTCCAGAAGGGGATTATGGTCTTTGTATGACAAGGTATAATGATGGGGGAGACCTATATTCAATTACCTATGGTCAGATATCCTCATACAATGTTGATCCAATTGAAAAAAAACCATTGTACCATTTTTATCCCGGAAGCTTAGCATATTCGATAGGTGGTTATGGTTGTAATATGGCATGTTTGGCTTGTCAGAACTATATCATCTCACAGAAAATTGCCAAAGATATTGGTACTGTTAATATTATGCCAGAGACAATTGTTAAAAATGCAGCTTTAACAAACTGTAAGTCAATTGCTTATACATACAATGAACCTACTATGTTTTTAGAATATGTTGAGGATTGTTCTAAACTTGCCCATAGGGAAAATATTAAAAATGTTTTCATAAGCAATGGATTTTTTACCTCTGAGGCACTGGAGTACATTCTACCATATATGGACGGATTCAATATAGATTTAAAATTCATGTCTAAACAATTATATAAAGATTACTCTGATGCCCGCCTGGATGTGATACTTGATAATATAAAAGCTATTTATGAAAGTAAAGCTCATCTCGAACTAACAAATCTGGTTATTGAAGACTTAAATGATTCCGATGATATGATTCAAAAATTGGTAGATTTTATAATGGATGAATTAGGTCCGGAAGTTCCTATACATTTTACAAGGGCATTTCCCTACTATAAGATGGATGATATAGAGGCTACAAACCCTTCAAGCTTAATTAATGCATTTGATATTGCCCATAGAACTGGACTCGAATATATCTATTTAGGTAATATGCCTGATGATCAGAATACATTCTGTCCTGAATGTGGTGAGCTTTTGATTGAAAGAAATGGCTATTTTACAAAAGATTTAGGTAAAATCAAAAATAACAAATGTACTAACTGCGGTAGAAAATTAAACTTTGTAATGGATTAA
- the thiL gene encoding thiamine-phosphate kinase, which translates to MSKDSISSYGEKALIERIINASIKRSSTVNNTYLNRIGDDCSVIRYLDRYLITTSDMLIRSHHFPDEMTYYDMGFKSVTVNVSDLASMGAKPLGFLLSIGFNRDLSINDFDDFIDGVLSACDYYNIPLLGGDTNDSEDIIVCGTAIGETSTEPMMKYGFNKGDLVCITGKLGLAALGFQLLNQEVSSDNITITESINKALKPNARLNEGEKLLSLGVKTATDITDGLASELESLLEADKKYSDSINGNVPYNKGIRIYENKIPVDREYLTIADSLNLDLYELLFHTGEDFELIFIIPRDLKSEIEKYLDFYVIGEVTLNNTLEIVLTNNEIKTLSGMGYEHFKL; encoded by the coding sequence ATGAGTAAAGATTCTATTTCATCATATGGTGAGAAAGCTTTAATTGAAAGAATAATTAATGCGTCCATTAAAAGGTCTTCCACAGTTAATAATACTTATTTAAATAGAATAGGCGATGATTGTTCCGTAATCAGATATTTAGATAGATACTTAATTACCACATCAGACATGCTTATTCGAAGTCATCATTTTCCAGATGAGATGACCTATTATGACATGGGATTTAAATCTGTAACCGTTAATGTAAGTGACCTTGCATCTATGGGAGCTAAACCTCTAGGATTTCTTTTAAGTATAGGTTTTAACAGGGATTTATCCATTAATGACTTTGATGATTTTATTGACGGTGTTCTTTCAGCCTGTGATTATTATAATATTCCACTTTTAGGTGGTGATACTAATGATTCAGAGGATATTATAGTCTGTGGAACGGCTATTGGTGAAACATCTACTGAACCAATGATGAAATATGGTTTTAACAAGGGAGATCTGGTTTGTATAACTGGTAAGTTAGGTCTTGCAGCATTAGGTTTTCAACTATTAAATCAAGAGGTCTCATCAGATAATATTACCATTACCGAATCAATAAATAAGGCATTAAAACCTAATGCAAGGTTAAATGAAGGGGAAAAACTTTTATCTCTAGGAGTTAAAACTGCAACTGATATAACGGACGGTCTTGCAAGCGAACTTGAATCCTTACTGGAAGCGGATAAAAAATATTCTGACTCAATTAATGGTAATGTTCCATATAATAAGGGTATTAGAATTTATGAAAATAAGATACCTGTTGATAGGGAGTATCTAACTATTGCAGATAGTTTGAATCTTGATTTATATGAATTGCTATTTCATACCGGCGAGGATTTCGAACTTATATTCATTATACCTAGGGATTTAAAGAGTGAAATTGAAAAATATCTGGATTTCTATGTTATAGGTGAGGTTACCTTAAATAATACACTTGAAATAGTCCTCACCAATAACGAGATTAAAACCTTATCAGGTATGGGTTATGAACATTTCAAGTTATAA
- a CDS encoding Zn-ribbon domain-containing OB-fold protein has protein sequence MSDTVRVWRHIQQRYNLIGSKCTNCGRLYFPQRVVCPDCRRKGHMEDFKFNGKGKIYSYSIVRSPSSDFKTIAPYAVAIIELEEGAKLTAQLVDTDIENIEIGDPVEMVFRKISEDGDDGVISYGFKFKVVK, from the coding sequence ATGTCTGATACAGTAAGAGTATGGCGTCATATTCAACAAAGATATAACTTAATTGGTTCAAAATGTACAAACTGTGGTAGATTATATTTCCCACAAAGAGTTGTTTGTCCAGACTGCAGAAGAAAAGGACATATGGAAGATTTTAAATTTAATGGTAAAGGAAAGATATATTCTTACTCTATTGTTAGATCACCGTCTTCTGACTTTAAGACTATCGCTCCTTATGCTGTAGCTATTATTGAATTAGAAGAGGGTGCAAAATTAACTGCACAACTTGTTGATACTGATATTGAAAACATTGAAATAGGAGATCCTGTTGAAATGGTCTTTAGAAAAATCTCTGAAGATGGAGATGATGGAGTAATTTCATACGGATTTAAATTTAAAGTAGTTAAATAA
- a CDS encoding zinc ribbon domain-containing protein — protein MSDFKFCPMCGAEVKKDHEYCYKCGFYLNGKLPDDKDKTADASRKPKTSNKNYLSVLVVILIIAVVAFTGFSYYNSHGDMDAMKFSLMPHKIAINSVDLTGSEDLNSDDYKGHTKSYKITYTAKDNLKDTTVEIYPYSSDGKQLDVMANFFGLNSLNILCYDDNISSGASKTADVMFGQKNSNDFNISYLKVFVYKEKPNGDRDLIDKFTYDVN, from the coding sequence ATGTCTGATTTTAAGTTTTGTCCTATGTGTGGTGCAGAAGTAAAAAAGGATCATGAATACTGCTATAAATGCGGTTTTTATTTAAATGGAAAGTTGCCTGATGATAAAGATAAAACTGCAGATGCCTCAAGGAAACCTAAAACCAGTAATAAAAACTACTTATCAGTCCTTGTTGTAATACTTATTATTGCAGTTGTCGCGTTTACAGGATTTTCATATTATAATTCCCATGGAGATATGGATGCAATGAAATTCAGTTTAATGCCACATAAAATTGCAATTAATTCTGTAGATTTAACTGGTAGCGAGGACTTAAATTCCGATGATTATAAAGGTCATACCAAATCATATAAGATAACTTATACTGCTAAAGATAACTTAAAAGATACAACCGTGGAAATATATCCATATTCCTCAGATGGCAAACAATTAGATGTCATGGCAAATTTCTTTGGTTTGAATTCTTTAAACATACTTTGTTATGATGATAATATTAGCTCCGGTGCAAGTAAAACAGCTGATGTGATGTTTGGTCAAAAGAATTCCAATGATTTTAACATATCCTATCTAAAAGTGTTTGTATATAAAGAAAAGCCTAATGGTGACAGGGACTTAATCGATAAATTTACATATGATGTTAATTAA
- a CDS encoding magnesium transporter, with the protein MKYKTKVDKLPHIISVNKSFIRESLTALLICAVGDLCAGIILGNMTYFLDLFPGLLVLIPGAIGMRGNIFGSFASRLSTNLHIGTLDPEFKWSPILNTNLSASFILTMVLSLFLAIFAKLICFIFHLKCIGIMDIILISVFAGAISSIIMLPITFFISIKSYIGGWDPDNITTPIVAAFGDLFTLPAIIASIYILKLFINNYFIKTIIFVGVLIFIILLFVYAISSNEDIRLILRQSTPTLVLCSFLGIFAGFILDSCESTLLTNPTLLTLVPLFSGESGDLVSILGARLSSGLHSGLIEAEFRFTSQMKYNFFIIFLLSLIVYPFIAIIADISSALLGVQMFPMAQLILISMLAGLILIFIMMFIVFFIGVHSYNKGFDPDNVIIPVSTSLTDALSNSLLVVFSLIIIAIFI; encoded by the coding sequence ATGAAATATAAAACTAAAGTAGATAAGTTACCTCATATAATTAGTGTAAACAAATCCTTTATTAGGGAAAGTTTAACTGCTCTTTTAATATGTGCTGTTGGGGATTTATGCGCAGGTATAATCTTAGGAAACATGACCTATTTCTTAGACTTATTCCCTGGACTTCTTGTTCTTATTCCTGGGGCTATTGGAATGAGAGGCAATATATTCGGATCTTTTGCATCAAGATTAAGTACCAACCTCCATATCGGTACTTTGGATCCGGAATTTAAATGGTCTCCAATACTTAATACAAACCTTTCAGCTTCATTTATATTAACTATGGTTTTATCACTATTTTTAGCTATTTTTGCTAAGTTAATATGTTTTATCTTCCACTTGAAATGTATTGGTATTATGGATATAATCCTAATATCCGTTTTCGCAGGTGCAATTTCAAGTATTATAATGTTGCCGATTACATTTTTCATATCCATTAAAAGTTACATAGGTGGATGGGACCCGGATAACATAACAACACCTATTGTTGCAGCATTTGGGGATTTATTTACTTTACCTGCAATTATAGCATCAATATATATCTTAAAATTGTTTATTAACAATTATTTTATTAAAACAATAATATTTGTTGGGGTTTTAATCTTTATTATATTGTTATTTGTATATGCTATAAGTTCTAACGAGGATATTAGATTGATTCTTAGACAATCAACACCTACATTGGTTTTATGTTCATTCTTAGGTATATTTGCAGGATTTATATTAGATAGTTGCGAATCTACTTTACTTACAAACCCAACTTTATTAACATTAGTGCCTCTATTTTCAGGTGAAAGTGGGGATTTAGTAAGTATATTAGGTGCAAGATTATCTTCAGGACTACACTCCGGTTTAATAGAAGCAGAATTCAGGTTTACAAGTCAAATGAAATATAATTTCTTCATTATATTCCTATTGTCCCTGATTGTATACCCATTTATAGCTATTATTGCAGATATTTCAAGTGCATTACTAGGTGTACAGATGTTTCCAATGGCTCAATTGATCCTGATTAGTATGCTTGCAGGACTTATACTAATATTTATAATGATGTTTATTGTGTTCTTTATAGGTGTGCATTCATACAATAAGGGTTTTGATCCGGATAATGTAATCATTCCAGTATCAACAAGTCTTACAGATGCATTATCTAACTCATTACTTGTTGTATTTTCATTAATTATCATTGCAATATTTATCTAG
- a CDS encoding potassium channel family protein: MPSIKDILIEMKNMSELMVDLAYSAVLFNSKDASHEVLKLENRINSLNYEIKTQSLLAARSKEDAEELTALLEIAEATESIANAAKDLADLVIKGFKPHPIFKRVMEESDEMIASVTVKGDSELCNKSLGDLLLDTRTGMRVIAIRRYDTWIYGPNKHTVILEDDVLLAKGTETGSDILVQIADGEMSFDDLSDISLDDDDD; encoded by the coding sequence ATGCCGAGTATTAAAGATATTTTAATTGAAATGAAGAATATGTCAGAGTTAATGGTAGATTTAGCCTATTCTGCTGTTCTTTTTAATAGTAAAGACGCCTCACACGAGGTGCTGAAATTAGAAAATAGAATTAATAGTTTAAACTATGAAATTAAGACTCAATCTCTTTTAGCTGCAAGGTCAAAAGAGGATGCTGAGGAATTGACTGCATTACTTGAAATTGCAGAGGCAACAGAATCAATTGCAAACGCTGCAAAGGATTTAGCTGATCTAGTAATCAAAGGATTCAAACCACATCCAATTTTTAAACGTGTTATGGAGGAATCCGATGAGATGATTGCTAGTGTAACTGTAAAGGGGGATTCTGAACTATGCAACAAGAGTTTAGGAGACCTATTGTTAGATACCCGTACCGGTATGAGGGTTATAGCTATTAGACGTTATGACACCTGGATTTACGGACCAAATAAACATACTGTAATATTAGAGGATGATGTATTACTTGCTAAGGGAACTGAAACAGGTTCTGATATATTAGTTCAAATTGCAGATGGAGAAATGTCATTTGATGACCTTTCTGATATTAGTTTAGATGACGATGATGATTAA
- the cobJ gene encoding precorrin-3B C(17)-methyltransferase: MINVIGIGQDRDTMTLGALKAIEDSDVIVGYKNYIEAISDLIEGKEVIKKGMGDEVKRVEMAIARSLEGKTVAIVSSGDPGVFGMANVLFQIGSKYDNIDINVYPGVSALNYSASKLGAPLHDFAAISLSNLLTPLSEIENKLEHALKSNLIIAIYNPISKSRKEPFKLFMDLTLKIRGENTLIGIVNSETYPSKVKVIKLKELDPDKINMFTCLIVGNKMTYEENGYMITSRGYVVRERLHPMSVDFYQRYIDGETPTGPNKSCGYYPCHEDGQYCDFCYCPFYPCGDPSTGGRWIKNKNVWSCEDCVWVHKKENIDCIKPYVNKLVKEPNDLLKNKKALLKLRRACILSNPKVE; the protein is encoded by the coding sequence ATGATAAATGTTATTGGTATTGGTCAAGATAGAGATACAATGACACTTGGAGCTTTAAAAGCTATTGAGGATTCCGATGTAATTGTTGGTTATAAAAATTACATCGAGGCTATATCTGATTTAATTGAAGGTAAGGAAGTAATTAAAAAAGGTATGGGCGATGAGGTTAAGAGAGTTGAAATGGCTATAGCAAGAAGTCTTGAAGGTAAGACTGTGGCCATTGTATCCTCAGGCGATCCTGGCGTATTTGGAATGGCAAATGTATTGTTTCAAATAGGAAGTAAATATGATAACATTGACATAAATGTTTATCCAGGTGTCTCAGCATTAAATTACTCCGCAAGTAAGCTTGGAGCTCCACTTCATGATTTTGCAGCCATCAGTTTAAGTAATCTATTAACTCCACTATCCGAAATTGAAAATAAATTGGAGCATGCCTTAAAGTCAAACTTGATTATAGCTATTTATAATCCAATAAGTAAGTCAAGAAAAGAGCCATTTAAATTGTTCATGGATTTAACTTTAAAGATCCGTGGAGAGAATACGTTAATAGGTATTGTAAACAGTGAAACCTATCCGTCAAAGGTTAAGGTAATTAAATTAAAAGAGCTTGATCCAGATAAAATTAACATGTTTACATGTCTTATTGTTGGAAATAAGATGACCTATGAGGAAAACGGTTACATGATTACCTCAAGAGGGTATGTGGTTCGTGAAAGATTACATCCAATGTCTGTGGATTTCTATCAAAGATATATTGATGGTGAGACCCCAACAGGACCGAATAAATCCTGTGGTTATTATCCATGTCATGAGGACGGTCAATACTGCGATTTCTGTTATTGTCCATTTTATCCCTGTGGAGATCCGTCAACAGGCGGAAGGTGGATCAAGAACAAGAATGTATGGTCATGTGAGGACTGTGTGTGGGTACATAAAAAGGAAAACATTGACTGTATAAAACCATATGTCAATAAATTAGTCAAAGAGCCTAACGATTTATTAAAGAATAAGAAAGCCCTTTTAAAATTGAGACGGGCTTGTATTTTGTCCAATCCAAAAGTAGAATAA
- a CDS encoding DNA-directed DNA polymerase II small subunit has product MSSEILLKFAKKGFNLSPAAYSKILESNDPLTLTSSIIVKLKSSDLTKDDFVSVNEDIIEKLINGENVDNLESKDIKSIQNQNKPLNKAINNDLKISKEVEDIENNGIEIEPEKTIKNRKPETEPKIENNIENNNIKTEPEMEKPQTSIESELDESEEDGEFDASKIRYNPGTDAQAEKIADIKNIKDNHKICRRNMEESNVEYDFEILQDTSNKSYTSGEIGNLISYFRSRYEKEAEILSKRPELRVYQKIEDISDDQTDLALILMVNEIRTTKKGHKLIEFEDETGTIPILFSKDNTELYNEAEKLVKDEVVGILASKMQGSGNQLAIGNQIIHPGVPRIPQKEMDFGIVFLSDVHIGSKTFLPEAFERFIMWINGEYGNEEQVRIANDVKYLIIGGDIVDGIGVYPNQEKELEIKDIRQQYDKAASYLGQIRSDIKIIITPGNHDASRVAEPQPAVPEKYAKSLYELNNVEFISNPGYVSLDGIKVLIYHGRSFDDMAMSVKGFSHERNDILMEELLKKRHLAPIYGERTPLASELEDYLVISDVPDVFHTGHVHINTHKVFNGIHLINSGTFQTQTEFQKIYNIEPTPAEVPILDKGVYRQLKFI; this is encoded by the coding sequence ATGTCTTCAGAAATTCTTTTAAAATTTGCAAAAAAAGGTTTCAACCTATCACCAGCTGCATACTCCAAGATTCTAGAATCAAATGATCCTTTAACTCTTACATCATCAATCATTGTTAAGTTAAAAAGCAGTGACCTTACAAAAGATGACTTTGTATCCGTTAATGAGGACATTATAGAGAAATTAATTAATGGGGAGAATGTCGACAATCTAGAATCTAAAGATATTAAAAGTATTCAAAATCAAAATAAACCTTTAAACAAGGCCATTAATAATGATTTAAAAATCTCAAAAGAAGTTGAGGATATTGAAAACAACGGTATAGAAATAGAACCAGAAAAAACCATCAAAAACAGAAAACCAGAAACAGAACCAAAAATAGAAAACAACATTGAAAACAACAACATAAAAACAGAACCGGAAATGGAAAAGCCTCAAACTTCAATTGAAAGTGAGTTAGACGAATCAGAAGAGGATGGGGAATTTGATGCATCTAAAATAAGGTATAATCCAGGTACCGATGCACAGGCTGAAAAGATTGCAGATATTAAAAACATCAAAGACAACCACAAAATCTGTAGAAGAAACATGGAGGAAAGCAATGTCGAATATGATTTTGAAATACTTCAGGATACAAGTAACAAGTCATATACTAGTGGTGAAATCGGAAACCTTATAAGCTACTTCAGAAGCAGATATGAAAAGGAGGCGGAGATTCTATCTAAAAGACCTGAGCTTAGAGTATACCAGAAAATTGAAGATATCTCAGATGATCAGACTGATTTAGCTCTAATTTTAATGGTCAATGAAATTAGAACCACCAAAAAAGGCCATAAACTAATTGAATTCGAGGATGAAACCGGTACAATTCCAATCCTATTTAGTAAGGATAATACTGAATTGTATAATGAGGCTGAGAAACTTGTAAAGGACGAGGTAGTAGGAATTCTTGCAAGTAAAATGCAGGGTAGTGGAAACCAGCTTGCGATTGGAAACCAGATTATACATCCAGGTGTTCCAAGAATACCTCAAAAGGAGATGGACTTTGGTATAGTATTCCTATCCGATGTCCATATAGGCAGTAAAACATTTCTTCCTGAGGCATTTGAAAGGTTTATCATGTGGATAAACGGTGAATATGGTAATGAGGAACAAGTCAGAATAGCTAATGATGTTAAATATCTTATTATTGGTGGAGATATTGTGGACGGAATTGGTGTCTATCCAAACCAGGAAAAGGAACTGGAAATTAAGGATATCCGTCAACAATATGACAAGGCGGCTAGTTACTTAGGACAAATCAGAAGTGACATTAAAATCATCATTACCCCTGGAAACCACGATGCATCTAGGGTTGCAGAGCCTCAACCAGCTGTACCGGAAAAATACGCAAAATCATTATATGAACTAAACAATGTGGAATTTATCAGTAATCCGGGATATGTGTCATTAGATGGAATCAAAGTTTTAATATACCATGGACGTAGTTTTGATGATATGGCAATGAGTGTCAAAGGATTTTCCCATGAAAGAAACGATATATTAATGGAAGAACTCCTTAAAAAAAGACATCTAGCACCAATCTATGGGGAAAGAACTCCACTTGCATCAGAACTTGAGGACTATCTTGTAATCTCCGATGTTCCAGATGTGTTCCATACTGGACATGTACACATTAACACACATAAGGTATTCAACGGCATACATCTAATAAATTCAGGAACATTCCAGACCCAGACCGAGTTCCAGAAGATTTATAATATTGAACCAACTCCTGCGGAAGTTCCTATACTTGATAAAGGAGTTTATAGACAATTAAAATTCATATAA